The sequence TCCACCTTCATGCTTCACTGTAGCTGTGGGATTGGTGATTAACAGTGTTGTGTTTAggccaaatttaaaaaacaaaacaaaacggttcAGCCTTGGTTTTATCAGATCAGAACACATTTTCCAACATGTTATGGGCCAATAAAATCAAAGTTGATCTTTTTGGACATAATTCCAAAAGCTATTCTAGGTTACTTACAACCTTGTAAGCTGTCACCCACCAAAGACATGATCTTGCGTCTCCTGAACTGGCCCTTTCTCTCAGGCGTAATGGCCTCCGGGATTGTATGTATGAGAGAGGATCTTCGCTCGGTGGCAGACGCACAGGCGGCGCCATCCTGCTGCGATGGCAGCAGGCGGCGAGAGGAGGAACGCCGCAGCAGAGTCTTGACGGTCACGGGAGCCCGGGTGCAAGAGTGGAGACGAGCAAGCTGCATGGCCGTGAGAGTTGCCTGCACACACCAATTAAGTTGCAATTATTCGCAGGAAACAACTGGAAACAGCCACTAACCAGAGAGTACTAAAAGTGCTGGCAGTtggtatatatgtgtatatatatatatatatatatatatatatattagggctgggaatatttgactgtctcacgatttgattcgattacgatttttgggtctacgattcgattcagaatcaattttcgagtatttcgattcaaacgattttcgattcaaaattatttgattgacaaatgatttctgcttcaatttacagatatgtaaaaaattgtcatgatctgctccagtctgctttgcaagacaaaatgacaaatggggacattaaagtgtctttttttctttttttgtttaaacatttattaattttgtattgtaagtgcctttttccacaaaaacagcatgtgggctacaactgccttttccccttcttcatttctaatttaaataaaatagatttttggataataatatcgattcgattcgataataaatgagaatctcgattcttttatgaatcgattttttttttttggcacacccctaatatatatatatatatatatatatatatatatatatatatatatatatatatatatatatatatatatatatatatatatatatatatatatatatatatatatatatatatatatatatatatgctaccTGTTttgacagacagaaaaaaatccttcaGGATTTAATagtaaaaagtatatatatttgcTTTAAAATTCTGCTTAAAAAGAGAGTACAAATAAAAAAGTCgcctgaaaaataaattatcaatTAAAGTAGGCCTAcaggtaaatgaaaaaaaaaaaatctaatgaaGAAATTCAAACCGGCTGCATATTACCGGACACGGTAACGATGATCTGCGTTTCGTTTGAAGACGTGCTGCTGACTCCAAACTGATTCTGTTTTCAGCTCTTTCTTCTCCCTCCTCATCTTGCTCTTCATCACTTGTCTTCTGCTGCTCGCCACCTCTGTACCGTTGCATCCAGGCATTGAAGATCTTGgcatcctcctcctcgtcctcctcttcctcttcaacTTCCTCCTCTGAAATCACAGGGTTCTGGTCTGCAAAGACCTCACCTTCGTCTTCAGAATCCATTCAATTAAGCAAGGTTCTGGTCAGCTAACCTG is a genomic window of Festucalex cinctus isolate MCC-2025b chromosome 2, RoL_Fcin_1.0, whole genome shotgun sequence containing:
- the LOC144015066 gene encoding uncharacterized protein LOC144015066 produces the protein MDSEDEGEVFADQNPVISEEEVEEEEEDEEEDAKIFNAWMQRYRGGEQQKTSDEEQDEEGEERAENRISLESAARLQTKRRSSLPCPATLTAMQLARLHSCTRAPVTVKTLLRRSSSRRLLPSQQDGAACASATERRSSLIHTIPEAITPERKGQFRRRKIMSLSDADRMCLICHNDLNQGSGGVRELQCTHTFHQECIEEWLWRKQSCPTCHIQVFTPQQATYWSSTRVIVP